Genomic window (Streptomyces sp. NBC_01431):
GGAACATCTCGCCGAGGAAGACCCACACCACCACGCCCCACGACAGGGCGAAGAAGAGCACGAAGACGTGGGCGGCGATCAGGGCCACGACGCCCTGGGTGTTGGGGAGCTTGCCGTCGACGAGGTGGGCGGAGAAGGCCCAGGCCTCGACGGCCAGCGCGATCGCCATGCCGATGGATCCGACCAGCGCGAGCGGCTTGCGGCCCACCCGGTCGACCAGGACCATCGCGATCACGGTGCCGATGATGTTGATGATCGACGTGGTGAACGAGTAGAGGAACGAGCTCGACGGGTCGATGCCGACGGACTGCCACAGCGTCGAGGAGTAGTAGAACGCGACGTTGATGCCGACGAGCTGCTGGAAGACCGAGAGGCCGATGCCGACCCAGACGATGGGCAGGAAGCCGAACTTGGAGCCGAGCAGGTCCTTGAAGGTCGACTTGTGCTCGGAGCGCATGGCGTGCTCGATCTCGGCGACGCGGGCGTCCAGGTCGACGTCCTTGCCCTCGACGTCGGCGAGGACCTTCTTGGCGTCGCTGTCGCGGCCGACCGAGATGAGGAAGCGCGGCGACTCGGGGATGGCGAAGGAGAGCAGGCCGTACAGGACGGCCGGGATCACCATGACGCCGAGCATGACCTGCCAGGCCTCGATGCCGATGATCTTGCCGCGCTGGTTGCCGCCGGCAGCGTTGAGGATGCCCCAGTTGACGAGCTGGGAGATCGCGATGCCGATGACGATGGCGGCCTGCTGGAAGGAGCCGAGCCGGCCGCGGTAGGCGGGCGGGGCGACCTCGGCGATGTAGGCGGGGCCGATGACCGAGGCCATGCCGATGGCGAAGCCGCCGATGATCCGCCAGAAGGCCAGGTCCCAGAGCGCGAAGGGCAGCGCGGAGCCGATGGCGCTGATGGTGAACAGCACCGCCGCGATCTGCATGCAGCGGATGCGCCCGATGCGGTCGGCGATCCGGCCCGCGGTGGCGGCGCCGATCGCGCAGCCGATCAGGGCGACGGCGATGACCTGGGCGAGCGTCCCCGAGCCGATGGAGTACCGGTCGCGGATCGCCTCTACGGCGCCGTTGATCACGGAACTGTCGTAGCCGAAGAGGAAGCCGCCCATCGCGGCCGCCGCCGTGATGAAGATGACATGGCCGAGGTGGTCCGGCGCGGTCTTGCCGCCTCCGGACGCCTGCGCCTGCGCGGTAGTGGTCACGTGTACTCCTGGAGCCGCCCCGCAGCGTCGCGGGGCGTGGGGGACTCCTTCAAGTGGCGCATAGCTTCCCGCCACCCACCACTTGAAGGTAAAAGCAACGTTGCAGAGACTATGCCTTCAAGTTTCGAAGTCAATACCTGCTTGGGTGTGAATTTACAGGCACGACATGCCGCCAATTGTTCAAGTCTTGAAGAAGTGCTGTCACGCTCGGCCGTCGTCCCAGGTCAGCGCAGTCGCTGGCTGATGACCTTGGAAACGCCGTCGCCCTGCATCGAGACGCCGTACAGGGCGTCGGCGACCTCCATGGTCCGCTTCTGGTGCGTGATCACGATCAGTTGCGAGGCCTCCTGGAGCTCCTGCATGATCCGGATCAGCCGCTGGAGGTTGGTGTCGTCGAGTGCCGCCTCGACCTCGTCCATCACGTAGAACGGGCTGGGCCTGGCCTTGAAGATGGAGACGAGCAGCGCCACGGCGGTCAGCGAGCGCTCTCCGCCCGACAGCAGCGAGAGCCGCTTGACCTTCTTGCCCGGCGGGCGCGCCTCGACGTCGACGCCGGTGGCGAGCATGTTGCCGGGGTCGGTCAGGATCAGCCGGCCCTCGCCGCCCGGGAAGAGCCGCGAGAACACGCCCTCGAACTCCCTGGCCGTGTCCCGGTAGGCCTCCGTGAAGACCTGCTCGACCCGCTCGTCCACCTCCTTCACGACGTGAAGGAGATCGGTGCGGGTCTTCTTGAGGTCCTCCAGCTGCTCGGAGAGGAACTTGTGGCGCTCCTCAAGCGCCGCGAACTCCTCCAGGGCGAGCGGGTTGACCTTGCCCAGCTGCTGATGGGCCCGTTCGGCGGCCCGCAGCCGCTTCTCCTGCTCGGCGCGCACATAGGGGACCGGCTGGTTGCGCGGGTGATGAGGATCATCCGGCAGTTCCTCTCCCTCGGCGGGCGGCGAGGGGGCCACCAGCTGGTCGGGCCCGTATTCGGCCACGAGTCCGGCCGGCTCGACCCCCAGCTCCTCCAGCGCCCTGGTCTCCAGCTGCTCGATCCGCAGCCGCTTCTCGGCACCGAGTACCTCGCCGCGGTGAACCGAATCCGTCAGCTTGTCGAGTTCCGCCTTGAGATCGCGCCCGGCGAGCCGGGCCGCGGTCAGCTCCTGCTCCCGCCCGGCCTTGGCGGCCTCGGCGCCGGCCCGCTCCCGCTCGGCCCGCGCCAGCGACACCTCGACGTGGGCGAGCAGGGTGCGGGCGCCGGACGCGACGGCCCCGGCCACCGCCGCCTCGTGGCGCAGCCGGGCGCGGCGCTTCTCGGCGCGGGCGCGCGCCTCGCGTTCGGCGCGGGCCCCGCGATCCAGCGCCTCGGCCCGCCCGGCGAGCGCCTTGACCCGCTCCTCGTGGGTACGGGCCTGGAGCCGGGCCTCCATTTCGGTCTGGCGGGCGTTGGCCCCGTCGGCCGCGAGCCGGTCCCGCACCGAGGTGTCGGGCTCCTCCTCGACCGGCATCTCCTGCGCCACGAGCAGCCGCTCGGCCAGTTCCTCGGCCTCCTCGGTGGCCTTCTCCAGGGCTTCCTGGGCGCGGGCGGCGGCCGCTTCGGTGCGCTCGGCCTCGCCGGCCGCGCCCCGGGCCTGCCCCGCGAGCCGCCCGAGCTGCTGGGCGACGGACGACTTCGCCTTCTCGGCGGCGCGCCGCCGCTCCCCCAACTCCTCTACTTGAACGGCCAGTTCACCGCGTCGCTGCTGCGCCGTGCGCTGCGCATCGCCGAGCTCCGCGCACCGCACGGCGAGCTCGGCGAGTTCGGCGGCTGCCTCGTCGACGGAGGCCTGCACCTCCAGGAGGCTGGGCGCCCCGGCCGATCCTCCGTGCGCGAAGTGCGCGCCGAGTACGTCACCGTCGGCGGTGACGGCGATCAGGTGGGGCTGCGCGTAGACGAGGTCCTCGGCGTCCTCCAGCGTGCCGACGACTACGACGCCGCGCAGCAGACGCCGCACGGCGGCCATCAGCTCATCGGGCCCGCGCACGAGATCGGCGGCCCGGGGCGGGGCGTCGCCGCGTCCAGGCACTCTGTCGTCTTCCGGCTCGGGGGCGCCGCTCACGAGGAGTGCGGCGCGGCCCGCGTCCTGTTTGCGGAGCAGGCGGATGGCCTCGGCGGCCGTCGAGGGGCCGCTCACCGCGAGTGCGTCGGCGGCGGCGCCCAGCGCGGCGGCGAGGGGCACCTCGTGGCCGGGGGTCACGGTGAGCAGTTCGGCGGCGGGGCCGAGCAGCCCGGTGAGCGCGTCGCGGGCACCGAGCAGCGCGCCCGTGCCGTCCTTGCGGCGCAGCCCGAGCGCCAGGGCGTCGTGCCGGGCGGCGACGGCGGCACGTTTTTGCTCGGCGGCGGTCGCCTCCTCGCGGGCGGCGCCGAGCGCGGCCTCGGCCTCCGCGAGCCCCCGTTTGGCGGTGTCATGCGCCTCGGCGAGCTCGTGGTCGTCCGCGTCGAGGCCGTCCACCTCGGCCTTGAGTTCCTCGTACTCCTCCTGGGCCAGGGCCGCGCGCTCCCTCGCCTCGTCGCGCGCCGCGGCCAGCCGGTCGATCTCGGCCTGTGCGGAACCCGCCCTGCTCCGCGCCGCGTTGACCTGACCGTGCAGCCGGGCCAGGCCCTCGCGCCGGTCGGCGATGGCCCGTGCCACATCCTTCAAACGGCGTTCCTCGGCGGCGAGTTCCCGCTCCAGGTCGGCGCGGTGGCGGGCGGTGTCCTCCAGGGCGTGCTCGGCCGCTTCGAGCGCGGCCTCCAGCTCGGCCTCCTGCTCGCGGATGCGGGCGGCCTCGCGCTCCATGTCCTCGGGGTCACGACCGCGCCGCTCCTCGGAGGGCTGCGCCCGCGCGCTCGTGACCCGTGCGTCGGCGAGCGAGATCGTGCCCCGTACCCGTTCGGCGAGCTGGGACAGCTCGTACCAGGTCTGCTGGGCCCGCTGGAGCCGGGGCGACAACTGCCGTACCTGGTCCTCCAGTTGGGCCTCGCGGTTCAGCGCCGCCTTGAGGTCGGCCGCCGCGCTCTCCTTGCGGCGCAGCAGCTCGGCCTCGTCGGCGATCTCGGCGCTGAGCGCTTCCCGCATCCGTACGAGATCGTCGGCGAGCAGCCGCAGCCGGGCATCTCGCAGGTCGGCCTGGATGACGGCGGCCCGGCGGGCGACCGCGGCCTGCCGGCCGAGCGGCTTGAGCTGGCGGCGCAGTTCGTCGGTGAGGTCCTGCACGCGGGCGAGGTTCGCCTTCATCGCGTCCAGCTTCCGCAGCGCCTTCTCCTTGCGCTTGCGGTGCTTGAGTACGCCCGCGGCCTCCTCGATGAAGGCCCGGCGCCCCATCGGATCGGCGTGCAGAACGGAGTCGAGCTGGCCCTGGCCGACGATGACGTGCATCTCGCGGCCGATGCCGGAGTCGGAGAGCAGCTCCTGGATGTCGAGCAGCCGGCAGGTGTCGCCGTTGATCTGGTATTCGCTGCCGCCGTTGCGGAACATGATCCGCGTGATGGTGACCTCGGCGTACTCGATGGGCAGTGCGCCGTCGGAGTTGTCGATGGTGAGGGACACTTCGGCGCGGCCGAGCGGCGGGCGGCCGGTGGTCCCGGCGAAGATGACGTCCTCCATCTTGCCGCCGCGCAGCGACTTGGCGCCCTGCTCCCCCATGACCCAGCTCAGCGCGTCCACGACGTTGGACTTGCCGGAGCCGTTGGGGCCCACCACGCAGGTGATGCCCGGCTCGAACTTCAGCGTGGTCGCGGACGCGAACGATTTGAATCCGCGCAGGGTGAGGGCCTTGAGGTGCACGCCGCCGGACTCTACCTCTCGCTTCGCTCCGACCGCCGGACCTCCCCGGCTCGGGCCTGCCACGGGGTTTTCGGCCGGTCACGCGGGGACGGCGCCCCGGAAAGACAAGTCGTTGACGGTTTCACCCAGGAAGGTGCAGGGCACATCAGACGGTGAGGAACGGCGACCGGCCCACGGCCCGCCGGATCGGTGACAAGGCGGAAAGAAAGAAGGGACGCCGGGGGCGTCCCTTGCAATACCTTGCAGGTGTTTGCGGATCTCTCGATCTCGACGAGAGCGACGGAAGCCTCTCTCACCCCGCGATCAGGTGAGTGCGGGTTCCGCCTGCGGGACGTCGATGTCGATGCCTTCGAGCAGCGAATCTCCGCGGTGCGAAGCGGCGGCAGCCGACAGCACGTCGTTCTCGGACTGAATCCGGTTCAGCTCGGACTCAAGGTCCTGGACGCGCTGCTGGAGCCGTCGCATCTCGGCGAGGAGTCGCGGGTCGGAACCGCCGACGTAACCGAGAAGCGCCTTTGCCATGATGGATGGTCCTCCACAATGAGTGACCGACCGAAGCGGTGTGGGTCGTGAGGGAATCGCACCCGCGGTGCTTGGACTTCACTGCGGTTCTCATGCCAAACAGCTAAGGTGCGCGGGGCTTCCAGAGTCTCACCAAAAAGTTTGACGGTCAACACGATCACGCCCCGTATCCATGGGCAATCCGGGGGCGCGCGGCCGCTGGAACGTGCGGCGCTGCCTCTTCTCGGAGCCCTGGGGGCGTGGAGATCATCCTTACCTCCGCAGCCTTCCACGCCGAGCGCGCGTTGGCAACAGGCAGATCGTTCGAGGTCAGCGCGGGGTTGCGAGCCGGACGCGGGGTGTCACCGCGGCCGGCTCCCGTTCGTATACGAGTGAGTGCTCAGCGGATCGCGAAGCTGTCGTAACCGCCCCGCACCGTGTCCCAGATCTCGGTCACACCGTCGACGCGCCCCGGTGTGTCGTCGGAGCGGAGCCACTCCAGCAGACGGTGGCAATTCTCACGCGGGCCCTCCGCGACGACCTGCACGCGCCCGTCGTCCAGATTGAGGGCGAACCCGGTGAGGCCACCGATTTCCAGCGCGTTTGCCCTGGTGAACCAGCGGAAGCCGACTTGTTGCACTTGCCCGCGCACCCAGGCCGTGAGTCGAACATCTCCGTGCGCATCTTCGTTCATAGGTGCACGCTAACCGGCCAATTGCTCACGTAGCACTTCGACCCCATGCGTCATGGCGTACAGTCGCGACGAAATGAGCCTCACCCGAATGGGTTAGTGCGCATTTGATCATCCGGGCCGATCACCGGCCCTCGCATTGCGACCAGGCATTGCCCAGGCATTGAGGAAGGCACAGCAGATGGGACGCCATCGACGCTCCGCCGCCGAACCCGCGCCCGCAGATCTCGCGGAGGGCTCGGACGGCCGGTCCCAGGGTGGATCACGCCGCAAGAAGCGGGCCTTCGTGCCCGTGCGTACCGGGCTGCTCGGCGTCTCCGCCGCGGTGGCGGTGGGCGCCGTGGCCGTCGCCTCGGGGCTGCTGCCCGGTGGCGGTACGTACAAGGTGAGCGGCGACACCATGGCCGGTGGCGAGCTCCACCCGAGCGGTACGCCCAATGTGCAGGCGCAGGGCGGTGAGTCGCAGAAGCCGAGCAGCGCGGCGCCGACGCCCAGCGCGACGGCCAAGGCCGCGCACCTGCCGTCGACCGCCCCCTCCCCCAGCGCTTCGGCCACGCCGCAGGCGCCGTCCTCCGCGCCGCCCGCCCCGCGCAAGCCCTCGACGCCCCCCGCGTCGAAACCGGCCGCCCGGCCCGTCGTGCCGCCGGTCGCGCCCTCGGCCGTCGTCCCCCAGCAGCGCGTGCAGGCGCCGTCGGCCGATGTGCCGTCCGCCGAGGTGCCGTCCGCCGAGGTGTCGGCCGCCGCCACGGTGGTGTCGCTGGTCAACCAGCAGCGGGCGCAGGTCGGCTGCATGCCGGTGCAGGCGGATGCCGCGCTGGCGTCGCTGGCCACCGCGTTCAGCGACGACATGGCGGCCCGCGGGTTCTTCGACCACACCGACCCGGACGGTAAGACGCCGTGGGATCGGGCGGCGAAGGCCGGCATCCAGGGTCTCGGCGGCGAGAACATCGCCCGCGGTCAGGCCGACGCCAAGGCCGTGATGGACGCCTGGATGAACAGTCCGGGCCACCGCGCGAACATCCTCAACTGCGAGTACAAGTCGCTGGGCGTCGGAGTCCACTTCGGCCCCGGCGGCCCCTGGTGGACGCAGGACTTCGGCTTTTGATCATTTGCCCGGACACCGCCCCGTCCGGGTAATCGTTCATTCCTGAACGCATACGCAACACTGCGGAACGCCTTTTGCTCGTACGCGCACGAAAGGGCCCCCTTCGTTACGAACGAAGGGGGCCCTTTCGTATGTGCGGAATCGGATCACGCGGCCGGTCAATCGCCCATCAGGCGCTGACGGCGGCCTTGCCCGCGACGAAAATGCGCGCGGTCTCGGCGATGCGGCGGCCCAGGTGCTCAGCGGTCGCTATGTCGGCCTTGTGGACGGCCTCGGGGCCTTGGTCGGCGTTGGTCTGGGCGCCCGCGCCCGAGAAGAAGCCGAGGCGGTTGAGGTCCTGCTCGGAGGCCGTGCTCGTATTCCAGCCCGGCTTCAGGCCGAGGTTGACCCAGTGCATGCCGTGCTGGGCGGCCAGCGTCTGGAAGAACTGAAGGGTGTGGCCCTTGTCGCCGCTCTTGGCGCCGGAGTTGGTGAAACCGGCAGCCAGCTTGTCCTGCCACGCGTCGCCGAACCAGCGCTTGGAGGTGGCCTCGGCGAAGACGTGGAAGGCGCCGGACGCGGTGCCCATGTAGGTGGGCGAGCCGAACACGACGGCGTCGGAGGCGTCGAGCAGATCCCACTCGGCGTCGGTGATGGTGTCCACAGCGATGACGTGGACGGTGGCGCCGGCCTCGGCGGCACCGTTGCGCACGGCCTCGGCGACGACGGCGGTGTGGCCGTATCCGGAGTGGT
Coding sequences:
- a CDS encoding sugar porter family MFS transporter, with product MTTTAQAQASGGGKTAPDHLGHVIFITAAAAMGGFLFGYDSSVINGAVEAIRDRYSIGSGTLAQVIAVALIGCAIGAATAGRIADRIGRIRCMQIAAVLFTISAIGSALPFALWDLAFWRIIGGFAIGMASVIGPAYIAEVAPPAYRGRLGSFQQAAIVIGIAISQLVNWGILNAAGGNQRGKIIGIEAWQVMLGVMVIPAVLYGLLSFAIPESPRFLISVGRDSDAKKVLADVEGKDVDLDARVAEIEHAMRSEHKSTFKDLLGSKFGFLPIVWVGIGLSVFQQLVGINVAFYYSSTLWQSVGIDPSSSFLYSFTTSIINIIGTVIAMVLVDRVGRKPLALVGSIGMAIALAVEAWAFSAHLVDGKLPNTQGVVALIAAHVFVLFFALSWGVVVWVFLGEMFPNKIRAAALGVAAAAQWIANWAITASFPSLADWNLSGTYVIYAVFAALSIPFVLRYVKETKGKALEEMG
- the smc gene encoding chromosome segregation protein SMC, producing the protein MHLKALTLRGFKSFASATTLKFEPGITCVVGPNGSGKSNVVDALSWVMGEQGAKSLRGGKMEDVIFAGTTGRPPLGRAEVSLTIDNSDGALPIEYAEVTITRIMFRNGGSEYQINGDTCRLLDIQELLSDSGIGREMHVIVGQGQLDSVLHADPMGRRAFIEEAAGVLKHRKRKEKALRKLDAMKANLARVQDLTDELRRQLKPLGRQAAVARRAAVIQADLRDARLRLLADDLVRMREALSAEIADEAELLRRKESAAADLKAALNREAQLEDQVRQLSPRLQRAQQTWYELSQLAERVRGTISLADARVTSARAQPSEERRGRDPEDMEREAARIREQEAELEAALEAAEHALEDTARHRADLERELAAEERRLKDVARAIADRREGLARLHGQVNAARSRAGSAQAEIDRLAAARDEARERAALAQEEYEELKAEVDGLDADDHELAEAHDTAKRGLAEAEAALGAAREEATAAEQKRAAVAARHDALALGLRRKDGTGALLGARDALTGLLGPAAELLTVTPGHEVPLAAALGAAADALAVSGPSTAAEAIRLLRKQDAGRAALLVSGAPEPEDDRVPGRGDAPPRAADLVRGPDELMAAVRRLLRGVVVVGTLEDAEDLVYAQPHLIAVTADGDVLGAHFAHGGSAGAPSLLEVQASVDEAAAELAELAVRCAELGDAQRTAQQRRGELAVQVEELGERRRAAEKAKSSVAQQLGRLAGQARGAAGEAERTEAAAARAQEALEKATEEAEELAERLLVAQEMPVEEEPDTSVRDRLAADGANARQTEMEARLQARTHEERVKALAGRAEALDRGARAEREARARAEKRRARLRHEAAVAGAVASGARTLLAHVEVSLARAERERAGAEAAKAGREQELTAARLAGRDLKAELDKLTDSVHRGEVLGAEKRLRIEQLETRALEELGVEPAGLVAEYGPDQLVAPSPPAEGEELPDDPHHPRNQPVPYVRAEQEKRLRAAERAHQQLGKVNPLALEEFAALEERHKFLSEQLEDLKKTRTDLLHVVKEVDERVEQVFTEAYRDTAREFEGVFSRLFPGGEGRLILTDPGNMLATGVDVEARPPGKKVKRLSLLSGGERSLTAVALLVSIFKARPSPFYVMDEVEAALDDTNLQRLIRIMQELQEASQLIVITHQKRTMEVADALYGVSMQGDGVSKVISQRLR
- a CDS encoding acylphosphatase — translated: MNEDAHGDVRLTAWVRGQVQQVGFRWFTRANALEIGGLTGFALNLDDGRVQVVAEGPRENCHRLLEWLRSDDTPGRVDGVTEIWDTVRGGYDSFAIR
- a CDS encoding CAP domain-containing protein, with the protein product MGRHRRSAAEPAPADLAEGSDGRSQGGSRRKKRAFVPVRTGLLGVSAAVAVGAVAVASGLLPGGGTYKVSGDTMAGGELHPSGTPNVQAQGGESQKPSSAAPTPSATAKAAHLPSTAPSPSASATPQAPSSAPPAPRKPSTPPASKPAARPVVPPVAPSAVVPQQRVQAPSADVPSAEVPSAEVSAAATVVSLVNQQRAQVGCMPVQADAALASLATAFSDDMAARGFFDHTDPDGKTPWDRAAKAGIQGLGGENIARGQADAKAVMDAWMNSPGHRANILNCEYKSLGVGVHFGPGGPWWTQDFGF
- a CDS encoding flavodoxin family protein; protein product: MTTPVVSIAYHSGYGHTAVVAEAVRNGAAEAGATVHVIAVDTITDAEWDLLDASDAVVFGSPTYMGTASGAFHVFAEATSKRWFGDAWQDKLAAGFTNSGAKSGDKGHTLQFFQTLAAQHGMHWVNLGLKPGWNTSTASEQDLNRLGFFSGAGAQTNADQGPEAVHKADIATAEHLGRRIAETARIFVAGKAAVSA